A region from the Amycolatopsis camponoti genome encodes:
- a CDS encoding DUF6886 family protein, whose product MRPAPDEVLHFSEDPTITRFVPHVAATARQPEAYVWAVDDARAPDYWFPRQCPRALAWVTPSTTAPDRASLGGPRVHAIEYGWLPAVQSVRLYAYRFAASSFRSFGSHAHAMVATSPVSPLGPPEPVGDLLALHEAAGIELRVMRNLWGFVDAVSASSLGFSGIRLRNARPRPSELQR is encoded by the coding sequence ATGCGTCCGGCACCGGATGAGGTTCTCCACTTCTCGGAGGACCCGACGATCACGCGCTTCGTCCCCCACGTCGCCGCAACGGCCCGGCAACCGGAGGCGTACGTCTGGGCGGTCGACGACGCGAGAGCGCCGGACTACTGGTTCCCGCGGCAGTGCCCCCGCGCGCTGGCTTGGGTGACGCCGTCGACGACCGCTCCGGATCGGGCGTCGCTCGGCGGTCCCCGGGTACACGCGATCGAGTACGGCTGGCTCCCGGCGGTGCAGTCGGTGCGGTTGTATGCGTACCGGTTCGCGGCTTCGTCGTTCCGGTCGTTCGGCTCGCACGCGCATGCGATGGTGGCGACGTCTCCGGTCTCGCCGCTGGGTCCGCCGGAGCCGGTCGGCGATCTGCTGGCGCTCCACGAGGCGGCGGGGATCGAGCTTCGCGTGATGCGGAACTTGTGGGGGTTCGTCGATGCGGTGTCGGCGAGTTCTCTCGGCTTCAGCGGGATCCGGTTGAGGAACGCTCGGCCGCGGCCGAGCGAATTACAGCGGTGA
- a CDS encoding Jag family protein has product MSETIDTIDADQDDVTPEPASDEAGEQKAGGGDDVLVQEGDIAGDYLERLLDLLDYDGDIDLDVEAGRAIVSIDGGEDLEKLVGPRGTVLEALQELTRLAVQQETGSRSRLMLDIAGWRADRREELRELGRSTAESVLQNGERVRLQPMSPFERKVVHDAVATVAGVTSESEGEDPKRRVVIFPES; this is encoded by the coding sequence ATGTCGGAGACGATCGACACGATCGACGCCGATCAGGACGACGTGACCCCGGAGCCCGCCTCCGACGAGGCCGGCGAGCAGAAGGCGGGAGGTGGCGACGACGTCCTCGTGCAGGAGGGTGACATCGCCGGCGACTACCTCGAGCGCCTGCTCGACCTGCTCGACTACGACGGCGACATCGACTTGGACGTCGAGGCGGGCCGCGCGATCGTGAGCATCGACGGCGGCGAGGACCTCGAGAAGCTCGTCGGTCCCCGCGGCACGGTGCTCGAGGCGCTGCAGGAGCTGACCCGGCTGGCGGTCCAGCAGGAGACGGGATCGCGGAGCCGGCTGATGCTGGACATCGCGGGCTGGCGCGCGGACCGCCGCGAGGAGCTGCGCGAGCTCGGCCGCTCGACGGCGGAGTCGGTCCTGCAGAACGGCGAGCGGGTGCGGCTGCAGCCGATGAGCCCGTTCGAGCGCAAGGTCGTTCACGACGCGGTGGCGACGGTCGCCGGAGTCACGAGCGAGAGCGAGGGCGAGGACCCGAAGCGCCGCGTGGTGATCTTCCCGGAGTCCTGA
- the yidC gene encoding membrane protein insertase YidC: MLDFIYYPVSFILWCWHKVFGFVFGEATAISWILGIIFLTFTVRGIMFKPFVNQVRSMKKMQDFAPEMKKVQKKYANDRQRQAQEMQKLQREHGVNPLGSCLPMLLQIPVFIGLNHVLRAFTMPPPGGGPKTENYFFSQADVHSYVSAKLFGVNLGEAVYNGVGVVSGGAANVGFQWGVLPVALPLMIIASIATHLTARHSVARQNAASATPQTAIMNKLTMYVFPLGVLVFGALFPLGLLFYWLANNGWTLMQQRLVYTKIDKEEAARKAEAAEKRASLGPKPGQKPTAPKVGQKPVQQKKNQPAQGGSQKKVTKAGSAHGFAQTSPAEAAAQAAEAAAPAPADTSGQNGSNGSKDNGTGVPGLLKDSTRKSGRKRR, encoded by the coding sequence GTGCTCGATTTCATCTACTACCCCGTGTCCTTCATCCTCTGGTGTTGGCACAAGGTCTTCGGGTTCGTCTTCGGGGAAGCCACGGCGATCTCCTGGATCCTCGGCATCATCTTCCTGACGTTCACGGTCCGCGGCATCATGTTCAAGCCGTTCGTGAACCAGGTCCGGTCGATGAAGAAGATGCAGGACTTCGCGCCGGAGATGAAGAAGGTCCAGAAGAAGTACGCCAACGACCGGCAGCGCCAAGCGCAGGAGATGCAGAAGCTCCAGCGCGAGCACGGCGTTAACCCGCTCGGCAGCTGCTTGCCGATGCTGCTGCAGATCCCGGTGTTCATCGGCCTGAACCACGTGCTTCGCGCCTTCACGATGCCGCCTCCCGGTGGCGGCCCGAAGACCGAGAACTACTTCTTCTCCCAGGCCGACGTCCACTCGTACGTCAGCGCGAAGCTCTTCGGCGTCAACCTCGGCGAGGCCGTCTACAACGGTGTCGGCGTCGTCAGCGGCGGTGCCGCGAACGTCGGCTTCCAGTGGGGCGTCCTCCCGGTCGCGCTGCCCCTGATGATCATCGCGTCGATCGCCACGCACCTCACCGCGCGGCACTCGGTGGCCCGCCAGAACGCCGCGTCGGCCACCCCGCAGACCGCGATCATGAACAAGCTGACGATGTACGTCTTCCCGCTCGGTGTGCTCGTCTTCGGTGCGCTGTTCCCGCTCGGCCTCCTCTTCTACTGGCTGGCGAACAACGGCTGGACCCTGATGCAGCAGCGTCTCGTCTACACGAAGATCGACAAGGAAGAGGCGGCCCGCAAGGCGGAGGCCGCTGAGAAGCGTGCGTCGCTCGGCCCGAAGCCGGGACAGAAGCCGACCGCGCCGAAGGTCGGCCAGAAGCCGGTCCAGCAGAAGAAGAACCAGCCCGCCCAGGGCGGCTCGCAGAAGAAGGTCACGAAGGCGGGCTCGGCTCACGGCTTCGCCCAGACCTCGCCCGCGGAGGCCGCCGCCCAGGCCGCGGAGGCAGCTGCTCCGGCACCGGCCGACACGAGCGGCCAGAACGGCTCGAACGGCTCGAAGGACAACGGCACGGGGGTGCCGGGCCTTCTCAAAGACTCGACCAGGAAGTCGGGCCGGAAGCGCCGCTGA
- the yidD gene encoding membrane protein insertion efficiency factor YidD, giving the protein MQATPEHDHDVETAPPRPGPVAWVLLLPIKLYRKAISPFLPPACRFYPSCSAYAVEALTRHGAAGGSYLALRRLLRCGPWTPPGRDPVPEKFSWRYRRPETPIEE; this is encoded by the coding sequence ATGCAAGCCACTCCCGAGCACGACCACGACGTGGAGACCGCGCCCCCGCGGCCCGGTCCCGTCGCCTGGGTCTTGTTGCTCCCCATCAAGCTCTACCGCAAGGCGATCTCGCCCTTCCTCCCGCCGGCTTGCCGGTTCTACCCGAGCTGCAGCGCGTACGCAGTCGAAGCCCTGACCCGGCACGGTGCCGCCGGCGGCTCCTACCTCGCGCTGCGCCGGCTCCTGCGCTGCGGTCCGTGGACACCTCCCGGCCGCGACCCGGTACCCGAGAAGTTCTCGTGGCGCTACCGCAGACCTGAAACACCGATCGAGGAGTAG
- the rnpA gene encoding ribonuclease P protein component — protein MLPAAARLRRSEDFRVVLRRGSRAGRRRLVVHALTTDPSEAADAVQFDGTVSAARAGFVVSKAVGNSVVRHRVTRRLRHLVSARLGTLPAGSALVVRALPPSATASSAELGADLDAALRRLGLVSGRLGLSPSHRPAGDAPRPTRPEDAAPDHGSAV, from the coding sequence GTGCTGCCGGCTGCCGCACGTCTGCGGCGGAGTGAGGACTTCCGCGTGGTTCTGCGTCGCGGGTCCAGGGCAGGCAGGCGTCGCCTCGTCGTCCACGCACTGACCACGGACCCGTCCGAGGCCGCCGACGCTGTGCAGTTCGATGGCACAGTGTCGGCGGCCAGGGCGGGTTTTGTGGTGAGCAAGGCCGTCGGGAACTCGGTGGTCCGCCACCGTGTCACCCGCCGGTTGCGTCATCTCGTTTCCGCCCGGCTCGGAACCCTGCCCGCCGGCAGTGCGTTGGTCGTACGGGCATTGCCGCCGTCCGCGACTGCGTCCAGCGCGGAACTCGGAGCCGATCTCGACGCCGCACTGCGTCGTCTCGGACTGGTGTCAGGTCGGCTGGGACTATCGCCGTCTCACCGTCCGGCCGGGGATGCCCCGCGCCCGACGCGTCCTGAAGACGCGGCCCCCGACCACGGATCAGCGGTGTGA
- the rpmH gene encoding 50S ribosomal protein L34, with protein MSKGKRTFQPNNRRRAKTHGFRLRMRTRAGRAILAGRRRKGRAALSA; from the coding sequence GTGAGCAAGGGTAAGCGCACCTTCCAGCCGAACAACCGCCGCCGCGCGAAGACCCACGGGTTCCGCCTGCGCATGCGGACCCGCGCCGGCCGGGCCATCCTCGCGGGCCGCCGTCGCAAGGGCCGCGCCGCGCTGTCGGCCTGA
- the dnaA gene encoding chromosomal replication initiator protein DnaA has translation MSEHQHNLGVIWEQVVRELSDGTLSPQQRAWMRVTRPIGLLDGTALLAAPSDFAKEAIERGLRGAITDALSRRLGRAISLAVKVDSTETVAPVPAPHYVPSPGRVENGAVPEPAPVPRPGPGPMLPPPRPEPTPPLPPHQSLAPKHDDGDDTDEEVDEEGEALAAVHEIWPTFSGQPIAGQPYTAPAQPQTSKTKLNEKYTFDTFVIGASNRFAHAAAVAVAEAPARAYNPLFIWGESGLGKTHLLHAVGHYAQRLFPGMRVRYVSTEEFTNDFINSLRDDRKVAFQRRYRDIDILLVDDIQFLEGKEGTQEEFFHTFNTLHNANKQIVVSSDRPPKRLETLEDRLRTRFEWGLITDIQPPELETRIAILRKKAAQDRLAVPGDVLEFIASRVEANIRELEGALIRVTAFASLNQQPVDAGLAEIVLRDLIPDSHAPEITAPTIMGVISEFFDVTLDDLCGPGKTKALATARQIAMYLCRELTDMSLPKIGQTFGGRDHTTVMHADKKIRKEMAERRRIYDQVQELTSRIKQRARQ, from the coding sequence GTGTCGGAGCACCAGCACAATCTGGGCGTCATCTGGGAACAGGTGGTACGCGAACTGTCCGACGGGACCCTGTCCCCCCAGCAGCGCGCGTGGATGCGCGTCACCCGCCCGATCGGCCTGCTCGACGGCACCGCGCTCCTCGCCGCCCCCAGTGACTTCGCGAAGGAAGCGATCGAACGCGGTCTGCGCGGCGCGATCACCGACGCGCTTTCCCGGCGGCTCGGCCGCGCCATCTCGCTCGCGGTGAAGGTCGACAGCACCGAGACGGTCGCCCCGGTGCCCGCCCCCCACTACGTGCCGTCACCCGGCCGGGTGGAAAACGGTGCCGTCCCGGAGCCGGCGCCCGTGCCTCGGCCGGGCCCCGGTCCGATGCTGCCGCCGCCGCGTCCCGAACCGACGCCGCCGCTGCCCCCGCACCAGTCCCTCGCGCCGAAGCACGACGACGGCGACGACACCGATGAAGAGGTCGACGAAGAGGGCGAAGCGCTCGCCGCCGTCCACGAGATCTGGCCGACGTTCTCCGGCCAGCCGATCGCCGGCCAGCCCTACACCGCGCCGGCGCAGCCGCAGACGTCGAAGACGAAGCTGAACGAGAAGTACACGTTCGACACGTTCGTCATCGGTGCGTCCAACCGCTTCGCGCACGCGGCCGCGGTCGCCGTCGCCGAAGCACCGGCCCGCGCGTACAACCCACTGTTCATCTGGGGTGAGTCCGGGCTCGGCAAGACGCACCTGCTGCACGCGGTCGGGCACTACGCCCAGCGGCTCTTCCCGGGCATGCGCGTCCGGTACGTCTCGACCGAAGAGTTCACGAACGACTTCATCAACTCGCTGCGAGACGACCGCAAGGTCGCGTTCCAGCGGCGCTACCGCGACATCGACATCCTGCTCGTCGACGACATCCAGTTCCTGGAAGGCAAAGAAGGTACGCAGGAAGAGTTCTTCCACACCTTCAACACCCTCCACAACGCGAACAAGCAGATCGTCGTCAGCTCCGACCGCCCGCCCAAGCGCCTCGAGACGCTGGAAGACCGGCTGCGGACGCGGTTCGAGTGGGGCCTGATCACCGACATCCAGCCGCCCGAGCTCGAGACGCGCATCGCGATCCTCCGCAAGAAGGCGGCGCAGGACAGGCTGGCGGTGCCGGGCGACGTCCTGGAGTTCATCGCCTCGCGCGTCGAAGCGAACATCCGAGAGCTCGAAGGCGCGCTCATCCGCGTCACCGCGTTCGCGTCGCTGAACCAGCAGCCGGTGGACGCCGGCCTGGCGGAGATCGTGCTGCGGGACCTCATCCCCGACTCGCACGCCCCGGAGATCACGGCGCCGACCATCATGGGCGTCATCTCCGAGTTCTTCGATGTGACGCTCGACGACCTGTGCGGCCCCGGCAAGACGAAGGCGCTCGCCACGGCCCGCCAGATCGCGATGTACCTCTGCCGCGAACTGACCGACATGTCGCTGCCGAAGATCGGGCAGACGTTCGGCGGCCGCGACCACACGACCGTCATGCACGCGGACAAGAAGATCCGCAAGGAGATGGCCGAGCGCCGGCGCATCTACGACCAGGTGCAGGAGCTGACCTCGCGCATCAAGCAGCGCGCTCGCCAGTAG